From one Suicoccus acidiformans genomic stretch:
- a CDS encoding TDT family transporter produces the protein MARLMEKIREFPVPLLPTMVGVLTLSNVYNGMGYTWVRHLSMWLVGLLCVLYLVKIVRFPGIVQKEYKQVTLSALYAGLTMALMILSSYIVQYAPGIGRSLWLIAVIVHIAHIIYFTMKHVAPNFQTDNFLPSWFVTYNGLAVSVVIGKDMGFNTLQYWIAIYCIVIYLVLLPFIVKRLATRPIAKGAYHTQGIVVAPVSLSIVSYLNVATQPKPWLIYCLALLLVLSLAYYASLLLRFITFDFTPGYAGTTFPMAIGVVASGRVSGYLLEQDLDFWGHFFQQLQGLQLYITTIMVGYVFLRFMSDFFDVKGQLAKLYPDD, from the coding sequence ATGGCACGCTTAATGGAGAAAATTCGTGAGTTTCCCGTTCCTTTACTGCCAACCATGGTTGGTGTCCTAACCCTTAGCAACGTCTATAACGGCATGGGCTACACCTGGGTCCGTCACCTTTCCATGTGGCTGGTAGGCCTTTTGTGCGTTCTATATTTAGTAAAGATTGTTCGCTTCCCAGGCATTGTCCAGAAGGAATACAAGCAAGTTACCTTATCAGCGCTCTATGCTGGCTTAACGATGGCACTGATGATCTTAAGTAGCTATATTGTCCAATATGCTCCAGGCATCGGACGGAGTTTATGGCTTATCGCAGTTATCGTGCATATTGCCCATATTATTTACTTTACGATGAAACACGTGGCACCCAACTTTCAAACGGATAACTTCCTCCCGTCTTGGTTTGTAACCTATAACGGCTTAGCTGTATCGGTTGTTATCGGCAAGGACATGGGCTTTAACACCTTGCAATATTGGATTGCTATTTACTGTATTGTGATTTACTTAGTTCTATTGCCTTTCATTGTCAAAAGGCTGGCCACCCGACCTATCGCTAAAGGCGCTTACCACACCCAAGGGATTGTGGTTGCTCCGGTCAGCTTAAGTATTGTCTCTTACTTAAACGTTGCAACGCAACCTAAGCCTTGGCTGATTTATTGCTTGGCCCTACTTCTCGTCTTGTCCTTAGCTTATTATGCCAGCTTATTGCTGCGCTTTATTACCTTTGATTTCACGCCTGGCTATGCCGGGACGACCTTCCCCATGGCTATCGGCGTGGTTGCATCCGGCCGTGTAAGTGGCTACTTGTTGGAACAGGACCTAGATTTCTGGGGCCACTTCTTCCAGCAACTTCAAGGCCTGCAGCTTTATATTACGACAATCATGGTAGGCTATGTCTTCCTGCGCTTTATGAGTGATTTCTTCGACGTTAAGGGCCAATTGGCCAAGTTGTATCCCGATGACTAA
- a CDS encoding pyridoxal phosphate-dependent aminotransferase, translating into MKFSNRIEAIGSSPIRRLSTYADAARQRGVHVIPLNIGQPDIETPKEFYEAISDYEVSVLEYANSRGIQKTLETMQLYLHNYGLDFAIEELIITSGASEGLMFTMMALLDEGDEVLTIEPYYPNYDSFVKMVGGRLVTVHSDIADGFQMPSLEAFRSQLTPKTRAILISSPGNPTGRVYRKEEIERLVQLALEEDLFIIADEVYREFNYTDRPFYSFGDYPEIQDRVILIDSISKKYSACGARIGSIASKNQAFIAHVLKLCQARLSVSTLDQIGAGAMDLVDDQFVYDNREIYQRRRNVLNRRLKTMEGMVTNEAEGAFYTIVSLPVDDAERFIIWMMENITVDGYTVLATPAESFYTDSQYGKQQIRLSYCVEEGMIERAMDILEAALAAYPHKVLS; encoded by the coding sequence ATGAAATTCTCAAATCGCATTGAAGCTATCGGTTCTTCGCCGATTCGTCGCTTAAGTACCTATGCTGACGCTGCACGCCAGAGAGGAGTTCACGTGATTCCTTTGAATATTGGTCAACCAGACATTGAGACACCTAAGGAATTCTATGAAGCTATTTCAGACTATGAGGTCAGTGTGCTAGAATATGCGAATTCTCGAGGAATTCAAAAGACCCTTGAGACGATGCAATTATACTTGCATAATTACGGCTTGGACTTCGCCATCGAAGAGCTGATTATTACCAGTGGGGCGAGTGAGGGCTTGATGTTTACCATGATGGCCTTATTAGATGAAGGGGACGAAGTGCTCACCATTGAGCCTTATTATCCTAATTACGACAGCTTCGTCAAGATGGTCGGCGGCCGTTTAGTCACCGTTCATTCAGACATCGCAGATGGTTTTCAAATGCCTAGTTTAGAAGCCTTCCGTTCGCAGCTTACCCCGAAAACTCGGGCCATTCTTATCTCGAGCCCAGGGAACCCAACAGGACGGGTGTACCGCAAGGAGGAAATTGAGCGCTTGGTTCAGCTGGCACTGGAAGAAGATTTATTCATTATTGCCGATGAGGTGTACCGGGAATTTAACTATACGGACCGGCCTTTCTATTCTTTCGGCGACTATCCAGAGATTCAAGACCGAGTCATCCTCATCGACAGTATCTCTAAGAAATACTCCGCCTGTGGCGCTCGCATTGGCTCTATCGCTTCGAAGAATCAAGCCTTTATCGCCCATGTACTGAAGCTTTGCCAAGCCCGCTTGTCCGTCTCTACTCTTGACCAAATCGGGGCAGGGGCGATGGATTTAGTTGATGACCAGTTTGTCTATGATAACCGCGAAATTTACCAGAGACGGCGCAATGTATTAAACCGGCGTTTGAAGACAATGGAAGGGATGGTAACGAATGAAGCGGAAGGGGCATTCTACACCATTGTTAGCCTACCGGTGGATGATGCGGAGCGATTTATTATTTGGATGATGGAGAATATAACAGTGGATGGCTATACGGTTCTAGCAACTCCGGCTGAATCATTCTATACGGATAGCCAGTACGGGAAGCAGCAAATTCGCCTTTCTTACTGTGTTGAAGAAGGGATGATTGAACGGGCGATGGATATTCTGGAAGCAGCATTGGCGGCTTATCCACATAAAGTGCTTTCATAA
- a CDS encoding HAD hydrolase family protein, producing MDLKLVAIDLDGSLLRNDFTYEVERFNAVRQRLGEQGVRFAILSGHSRQDLTAFLSEMDTRDIYLTSHNGNYVTYNGKRLRKVDLPDDALAWYKSKLQQFDNLLFIADDGEQVYAYQRGKSSYLDSELQRVYPGAKPIEDLDELKGRPLFKLAANFALERPDVKKLRRRLQEERTDLDVIVRRFGWLEVHTRAGGKKAVLEYLQDLYAISKDETLTFGNKMNDASMNQLAAYPVAMANAYIEYRKITPYVIGSNEEQALIRLLEEIADAGSLAPLNKYHNPEKEESNPMNTQADAHSSANHTPEVEPVASPSHTQGFVGKARGMAGDVALNVEFAIQNIEIVQEQETVGIGDLALQTLPGQIIAKNSLDVDTISSATVTSNAIRNAIIDAAQQAVDAMQATVDASSGASSHDSHAESEPVTVGEGEYIGRAQGLGGELVVRVTTSDGQSIDQVEVLSHKETPGIGTKAIDALPAQIVSANSTDVDSISGASITSSAIKEAVEQAMAGGESNDEVDQLIDTLIQDQNLRSAFKAVLQEHLPERTPGEPVHAAESASQKPTYDQRSVEEIDADRTLTKEQKAQLIMNQIFYAREAANAEDMTEATDTPSTDADSSASQH from the coding sequence ATGGATTTAAAGCTCGTCGCCATTGATTTAGACGGCAGTTTGTTGCGGAATGATTTCACCTATGAAGTCGAACGCTTTAATGCAGTCCGCCAACGCCTCGGTGAGCAAGGCGTTCGCTTCGCGATTCTGTCCGGGCATTCCCGCCAAGATTTAACGGCTTTCCTGAGTGAAATGGATACACGCGATATTTACCTAACTAGCCATAATGGCAATTATGTGACCTATAACGGCAAACGGCTGCGAAAGGTAGATTTGCCCGATGATGCCTTAGCTTGGTATAAGAGCAAGTTACAGCAATTTGACAATCTGCTCTTTATTGCCGATGACGGTGAGCAAGTCTACGCTTACCAGCGAGGCAAGAGTTCTTATTTAGATAGTGAGCTCCAACGGGTCTACCCTGGAGCCAAACCGATTGAAGACTTGGATGAATTGAAAGGTCGTCCTCTCTTCAAGCTAGCAGCAAACTTCGCCCTCGAACGTCCGGATGTGAAGAAATTACGGCGCCGCCTTCAAGAAGAGCGGACCGATTTAGATGTCATTGTCCGACGCTTCGGCTGGTTGGAAGTCCATACCCGGGCCGGCGGGAAGAAGGCTGTCCTAGAATATTTACAAGATTTATATGCTATTTCTAAGGACGAGACCCTCACCTTCGGCAATAAGATGAATGATGCGAGCATGAATCAATTAGCAGCCTACCCGGTTGCCATGGCAAATGCTTATATTGAATACCGCAAAATTACCCCTTACGTTATCGGTAGCAATGAAGAGCAAGCACTTATCCGTCTTTTGGAAGAAATTGCTGACGCGGGGTCTCTTGCCCCACTCAATAAATACCACAACCCAGAAAAGGAGGAATCTAACCCTATGAACACTCAAGCAGACGCGCATTCCTCAGCTAACCACACGCCAGAAGTCGAGCCTGTCGCATCGCCTTCCCACACTCAAGGCTTTGTCGGCAAGGCGCGCGGCATGGCTGGCGATGTAGCGCTCAACGTCGAATTCGCTATCCAGAATATTGAAATCGTCCAAGAGCAAGAAACCGTCGGCATCGGTGATCTGGCCCTCCAGACCTTACCTGGACAAATTATCGCCAAGAATTCCTTAGATGTTGACACCATCTCCAGTGCAACGGTCACCAGCAATGCCATCCGCAACGCTATTATCGATGCAGCCCAACAAGCTGTTGACGCCATGCAAGCAACCGTGGACGCAAGTTCCGGTGCCTCTAGCCACGATTCACATGCAGAAAGTGAACCGGTTACCGTTGGCGAAGGCGAATATATCGGACGCGCACAAGGCTTAGGCGGCGAACTCGTGGTACGCGTTACGACTTCTGACGGCCAGAGCATTGATCAAGTAGAAGTGCTTAGCCACAAGGAAACACCTGGTATCGGCACTAAGGCCATCGATGCCCTACCGGCACAAATTGTCTCTGCCAACTCGACAGATGTCGATAGTATCTCAGGCGCCTCTATTACGAGTAGCGCCATTAAAGAAGCTGTTGAGCAAGCAATGGCTGGTGGCGAATCCAACGACGAAGTGGACCAACTCATTGACACCCTAATCCAAGACCAGAATCTGCGCTCCGCCTTTAAGGCAGTGCTTCAGGAACACCTGCCTGAGAGAACGCCAGGAGAACCCGTTCACGCCGCGGAGTCAGCAAGCCAAAAGCCGACTTATGACCAAAGAAGTGTCGAAGAGATTGATGCAGACCGCACCTTAACGAAAGAGCAGAAAGCCCAGCTCATTATGAACCAAATCTTCTACGCTCGGGAAGCTGCGAATGCAGAAGACATGACCGAAGCAACGGATACACCAAGCACCGATGCAGACTCCTCAGCCTCTCAGCACTAA
- the mobA gene encoding molybdenum cofactor guanylyltransferase has translation MTKRPEFGSALILAGGQSSRMGFDKQFLSFDGERLVNHLVQQLRPHFADILLVTNKAQEHDIPGIRLIQDIYPGKGPLAGIHAGLSHSQSQYLFVIACDMPYLSPEYLRYQKQQLLKAEVDILTNQDEERFIYPFHSFYSLALLDSLEAHLLQDNLKVQRFVRQAKHRMIPRAIWSQFPNTAHLFLNLNTPEDVQAYLEMR, from the coding sequence ATGACTAAGCGGCCAGAATTTGGCTCGGCCTTAATCTTAGCAGGGGGCCAAAGCTCAAGAATGGGCTTTGATAAGCAGTTCCTAAGTTTCGACGGGGAGCGCTTAGTCAATCACTTAGTCCAACAGCTGAGGCCCCATTTCGCGGATATCCTGCTCGTCACCAATAAGGCTCAAGAGCATGATATTCCGGGCATCCGCCTTATCCAAGATATTTACCCGGGCAAGGGGCCTCTAGCAGGAATTCATGCCGGCCTCAGCCATAGTCAGAGCCAATATCTTTTCGTCATTGCCTGTGACATGCCCTATTTGTCCCCTGAATACTTACGCTACCAAAAGCAGCAGCTGTTAAAGGCTGAGGTGGATATTCTGACCAATCAAGATGAAGAGCGCTTTATTTATCCCTTTCACAGCTTCTATTCTTTGGCCTTGCTCGATTCGCTTGAAGCACACTTGCTTCAGGATAATTTGAAGGTTCAACGTTTCGTTCGCCAAGCGAAGCATCGCATGATTCCCCGGGCGATTTGGTCCCAGTTTCCTAATACAGCGCATTTGTTTCTCAATTTAAATACCCCTGAAGATGTACAAGCATACTTAGAAATGAGGTAA